The following is a genomic window from Selenomonadales bacterium.
TTGAAATGTTCGACCGTATGGGCGTTACGTTCACGCGTACGGCTGAAGGTGTCCTCGACCTCCGTAACTTCGGTGGTCAGAAAAACAAACGTACTTGCTTCTCCGGTGCAACGACCGGTCAGCAGCTCCTCTACGCTCTTGATGAACAAGTTCGTATGTGGGAAACGAAAGGTTGCGTAACGAAATACGAATTCTGGGAATTCGTTAAAATCATCAAAACTAAAGAAGGCGAATGCGGCGGTATCATCGCTCAGAACATGAAATCGATGGAAATCGAAGCATTTGCTGGTGACGCTGTTATCATTGCAACAGGTGGTCCGGGCTTCGTATTCGGTAAATGTACTGCATCCACGATCTGCACAGGTTCGGCAGTATCCTCCTGCTACCAGGACGGCGCTTACCTCGGTAACCCTGAATTCATCCAGATCCATCCGACGGCTATCCCGGGCGATGACAAAAACCGCTTGATGTCCGAGTCCGCTCGTGGTGAAGGTGGTCGTGTATGGACTTACAGAGACGGCAAACCTTGGTACTTCCTTGAAGACATGTACCCGGCATACGGTAACTTGGTACCGCGTGACATCGCAGCTCGTGCAATCTTCAAAGTTTGCGTACACATGGGCCTCGGTATCAACGGTGAAAACAGAGTATATCTCGACCTTTCCCACATTGATACGGATTACCTCAACCGTAAACTCGGCGGTATCCTCGAAATCTACGAAGAATTCGTAGGCGATGACCCGCGTAAAGTTCCGATGCAGATCTTCCCGGCAGTTCACTACTCCATGGGTGGTATGTGGGTAGATATCTATCACAGAACAAACATCATTGGTCTCTTCTCCTCCGGCGAATGTGACTATCAGTACCATGGTGCTAACCGTCTTGGTGCTAACTCCCTCCTTTCGGCAACTCACTCCGGTACGATTTCCGGTCCGAAAGCTATGGAATTCACGAAAACTCGTGAATGGATCGATGGCGCTAAAGCTGTAAGTGCTCCGCTTACTGCAGAAGAATTGGCAAAAGCAAAAGCTGATGCTGAAGCAGAATTCGAAAAATTGATGGCAATGGACGGCGAAGAAAACGCATACGTTCTCCACAAAGAACTCGGCGAACTCATGCTCGAAAACGTTGCTATCGAACGTCACAACGACCGTTTGGAATACTGCGGTAAAGAACTCGTTAAAATCTTGAAACGTTGGGACAACATTGG
Proteins encoded in this region:
- the sdhA gene encoding succinate dehydrogenase flavoprotein subunit produces the protein MKKRIIVVGGGLSGLMATMKICEAGGQVDLFSLCPVKRSHSVCAQGGINAVMNTKGQNDSIWEHFDDTVYGGDFLGDQVAIKGMVENAPKLIEMFDRMGVTFTRTAEGVLDLRNFGGQKNKRTCFSGATTGQQLLYALDEQVRMWETKGCVTKYEFWEFVKIIKTKEGECGGIIAQNMKSMEIEAFAGDAVIIATGGPGFVFGKCTASTICTGSAVSSCYQDGAYLGNPEFIQIHPTAIPGDDKNRLMSESARGEGGRVWTYRDGKPWYFLEDMYPAYGNLVPRDIAARAIFKVCVHMGLGINGENRVYLDLSHIDTDYLNRKLGGILEIYEEFVGDDPRKVPMQIFPAVHYSMGGMWVDIYHRTNIIGLFSSGECDYQYHGANRLGANSLLSATHSGTISGPKAMEFTKTREWIDGAKAVSAPLTAEELAKAKADAEAEFEKLMAMDGEENAYVLHKELGELMLENVAIERHNDRLEYCGKELVKILKRWDNIGLTDKGRWFNQEVMFVRQLRNMIVYARAITQAALQRNESRGAH